The following is a genomic window from Asterias amurensis chromosome 8, ASM3211899v1.
agtttacacctcgtccaactccgattgtgttagtcaattcaggcatcctcttcaattttgttttgtgtaacaagcaaaattattaatttactgattttatttaaaaaaggttaattgctgttagcaaactgcgtccaactaacactacatggtgtacatgtacttgcaaaatagtgttactggcctcacgttttgaccttactaaatagctacgtgagaagaatgagacaataaatcatgaattcagttcaaaatgataaaagtttgttttcgtcatattattcatcaaactataagcctttacaaaattaaaatcttcacttcaaaatgtatgtatggaaggtaGCAAACAGCGCGtaacggagccgagttgaaaattgacaataccaaagtgcaaccatcagctGTTGAAGTTACATTAATGATGGTTAAAATAATCGAACCCAGATAGATCTCCTTTTTTACGATGTTAAGCTCTCTTTGCTGCAGTTGCGTCGCTGATAGTTGTCATCGGCAATCTGAGTCTACCAGGTAAAATACCGCAAGACTAAATGTAGCGCCATTTTACTCTAAATCACGGACAAATAATTATACTTCAAGACGTACACCGCTATAACCGAAGCACAGAATGGCACAATGTATCATAAGTTTGCGAtgaacttttactttgcgaCCACTAACGAGTCATCGCAAGATTTTCATCGCTAACTAAAACTTTGCGATGAGTGTTCTCATCGCAAAGTTTTAGTGAAATGGCTATCCAAAATTCATCGCTAAGTTGCGATCGATTTTGGATTTCGCGACCGATTTCGGCGTTTGCGATGATCGCAAAGCGTTAGTGAAATCGGCCCTGatgtgcatgccgtcaccacgagtgggcgagtgtgatcgttcgattagctcttgtcaggtcgtgtttcttcgcgacgtaaaaggaaaaccgtgaaattccgaggcatgtttgtgtggatcattatattttacttataagttatctttctaaccatgcattttgtaacaaacggtttcaagcacttttcaaagaccaacttgaccgatccaaggcaacgtgttcctttaaagacctgcttgaacaaaTATCAAAGAATCAAGTcgtaaactttgctgaaattcacttaaaatgtttcaaagaatagggaaatcgagtcatatgactagaaaaatatttcaattgtgttaagaaacaatcattttgaatgcccttatccagggcttttctgagagatttgcgaaaagccctgttacgtaatcactctcaaaacgtcatctctgggagatccaatttgtaaagccgctttgttgcagggtggaggcataacaaagcaagctcccagagatgacgtcagcggcattgtcctttgacgcgctctcaacggcagaagtgtttttagtttttcaaaacctttcggTTGgtgcctgattttttaatcgataattacgaaaaaagctggtatactaaaaatgtacacttttcaagataatcacacttttacgttttgctttgctatacgtttgtgtacaaggtcaaagtttattcgttaattacatacgtttggcatatcaacattaacttaaaaatacattttatggatagatctatcacttAGGGGCAAattatgtgaaaatttcaaaaatgcaaattttttgccttatttgaaattttgaccttaaaatgagtcatgaagaccccacatgaaggtggtatttgaattttttttttctcaaaaactgcctgggtatatttacctttcaaaaaaagttgtttgaaatcaatatatgcaccaatgaggatgggagtgcaaaaacaattggtgtactcaaaatgtaccctttcaagataatcacacttttacacttcgttttgctatacatttgtgcacaaggtcaaagtttatacgttaattatataggtttgtagtatcaacataaagttaaaaatacattttatggatagatctatcaaatgtgaataaatttgacataaattttgaaaacattgatttttgaccttttttgacctttttaccccaaaatgaccttaaaattcaaaatcaagctgggcatccaccctaatcgtcttcccgagcccatgatccatacatctagcatggatgccagccattaacaaactatgccgtggttttctttctagagcactttttaaagtttggctggtctacTAACACGTTTGAGTTGAATGTTTTAAGTTACCgtgttttttctattttgtcttttaaatgcagtggacactgttggtaaatactcaaaataattgttaccataaaaccttaattggtaaagagtaatggggagatagtgatagtgtaaaacattgtgagaaacagcttcctctgaggtaacgtagttttccatcagaaagaagtaatttttccacgaagtggatttcgagacctcataattagatttggaggtctcgaaaccaagcatctgaaagcacataatttcgtgtgacaagggtgtttttttctttcctttttatcTCGCAAAATCGACGACCAatatgagctcaaatttgcacaggtttgttgttttatgcataaaatatgttgagatacaccaagtgagaagactggtctttgacaattaccaatggtgtccattgtctttaatgtttATTGATTCGATATTTTCTCATTGCATACAGGCGTGGCGACCTGCTCTGGTAACGCCTGGTCCATTCAAAGACGGTTTTGTCTTAGAGCTCTTAGAGGATTTGGATTTGGTAAAGCCAGCTTCGGAGATACCATTTCAACAGAGACTTCTCGCGTCATCGAGGAAATGCGAGACCACAAGGGGGCGCCTTTCTCTCCAACCCTCCTTTTCACTAATTCCGTCTCGAATATTATCTGCTCCGTGACTTTCGGGAAAACATTCGAGTATTCGGACCCCAAATTCCAGAAGTTACTCGCCACGATCAATCGTGCTTTTGAGCTGACCGGCGCCGGAGGACCATTAGTATTCCTGCCCCTTGCCCAAAAGTTAACATTTCTCCCATCATATCGTGAGCTTCAGCGCTGTATTGGTGACATTTTAGATTTTGTTCGCGAGGAAATCGAAGCGCATCGTTCAATCCTCGACGTTGACGACCCGAGAGATTTAATAGACCACTATCTGATAGCCGAACAACACCGCAATCTCGATGAGAAACAAAATGACATCTCAAGTCACATAAACGCTGACAACATGGTCATCACAATTTTTGAGATCTTCATGGCCGGTACGGAGACCACTGCAAACTCTCTTCGCTGGGCGGTACTTTACTTGATGGAGTACCCGGAGGTTCAAACCAAAATCCAGCAAGAGATCGACAGAGTGGTCGGAAGGAACCGGTTCCCGCGCCTCGCTGACCGGCCCAATATGCCGTTCATAGAGGCGACCATCATTGAACTTCAGCGCACCTCGCCGATCACACCCCTCCCTCTCGCACGGTACACATCCAGCGACACTGAAATACAAGGTTATAGCATCCCAAAAGATACCATCGTCTTAGCTAATCTCATGTCTGTTTGTAAAGATGAGTCTTTGTGGGAGAAGCCCGATGTATTCGATCCTGGACGATTCATCAAAGATGGGAAGATGTTTCAACCAGATGATTTTCTTATCTTTGGTGCAGGTAAGATTCAATGCAAAACACTGTCGTGTTAATGACACAATGGGTGTTGTAACATAGGAACCGAAGAGAGAATcaaaatttatttaaagacgagcagagtttactgttcgaaacgtcaagaccaaaccagctcttctcagagcctaTACACGTCACTCACACAAAGgagttttacacatggttgtacttgcgcaagtttactttttatttatagtttcttcctacgAATGTTATTGTGTTGCAGAAATTATTCGGATACAATACAGTTACAACATGTCAAAAATACGTACACAAGGTgtacatgaaataaaatagaCCAAAGTAGAACTGAAGAAAATGTTGCACAGAATCCAAGGGTAGCCCCAAAAAGCACCCAAAAAACTTAGACTcatttccaattttgttttctttcttgtttcatTAGGTCGCCGGGTGTGTCTTGGCGAAGGTCTTGCCCGGATGGAGCTCTTTATAAGCCTCTCAAACCTTCTTCATCAATTCACCTTCAAGAAGCCAGAGGAAACCACCATCTTGTCATTCAAAGCTACCGAGGCGCTGACGAGAGCCCCATTGGAGTACGAAACACGGGTGATATTGCGCGACTAATAATTTATCGGACACAACCAAAGCTTTATTGCCGTGGATTGGTTGATTtagtctttggaaagcgtttgaaaccgtttgatatGAAATCGATGTGGCTAGACggatgtttaaaaaaaggtagagaatacaaagatccattcaaacatgcctcaaaatcgCGTGGCTTTCCCTTTACTTTGCAGACGAACACGGTTAGCAACAAATTTGaccccacaaaatggcgtgccgtgttattTCAAGACGTATATTTATaacgaaaaccgtgcaatttcgcgGCACTTTGTGTGatacaaatatttttcaaacacttttttttatttagaccAACTGTCCCTTGAATTGAATGGTACCGTTTGTttaaaactatttctgtgacgtcaccgTAGACTATTTTATACaagtattgactgcttcgagtgctatggttaaaactatgactcccgaggtgattcCTGAAGCATtgtattttcccgaggcgaaatagaatgctccagggatcaccgagggagtcatagttttaaccattgcacgagtaaaagcagtcaatattaatttttgttttataacaccccaaacattccagacctgaatgctacaatccacggacgacgcgaatacagactgcgaaaacttttactgtgctgcatgtagtgtcatgtaatccgaaatggttacataCTATTAatgtatcatcctcgtacacgcaacggacgtctgggtactgcacgccgtgtgctagtcttcggactagcgcacggcaaaccgattcACTATcccacggcaaaccgatgcactaccACACGGCCGCCGTATAGTAAAACTAAGACGTATTATGTGACGCGCTCtgaaccaatgaaaaggcagaatattggtaaggggtgttgtAAAAATGAATAACTATAGATTCGTTACAAACATAAGTGATAGTTCAACCTGAAATGAATCTTTTTCAACATTGACAGATATATCTTTACGGCAAAACAGCTCCAAACATCTCATTATTTCAGTTTCTATAAAACATTTTCCAGTTTATACCACTTACTTTAGTAAAATCATAGGCCTACACCGCGTCCCTAAACTCTAATGATTGGAAATTAAAACGTTGTACTTTTTATAGTGATTATCGGTGTTCATGTTATTTTCAGTTTACAATTAtcattttattaattaaaagtaGATGTACGAACTGTAGAATTTTAGGGTCGGTCGGTTAGAATTTCCCTGTATCTTTAGAATCAGTGCCGACAATAtacatatatgtatatatataactTTAATGAAAGCGAAAAGGCAATAGGCATAAGTTTGACATTATTGTAAGCTTTCCCAtgtatttgtttcctttttgttcccttttttaaatcttATTGTTTTTCGAAGTATTGTGGGGCTTAGATGTTAAATCGttcgcagtacccgctgctaaacataggatttgaactgcctctagcataCCGGGCATCTCGGTAGtcgagttggtaagacactgctctagaattgcaagggtcgtgggttcgaatggacccttcccatgaaatatgctagtctcattcacgcatgcgtacagaccctgttggttggcaaacgccatagagttgtgcactaagcagacgcgcaattgcgtctgcgtcacgcacccattagccgtgtagaaaacagcgcgatgttccctcattttgccaaccaaaacgttagtgcgcacgcgctatgtgcaatttacatatttcatgggaagggtctatcccacccgagtagcaTGCCAGTGATTTGTTTCCACAGAGCTCGGGTAAATACTTAGTATACACTACTAAAACACATCGGTTTTATatcagtaaaaaaacaaaattagtataTGGTGGGGCTATATATAGttatattcaaacaaacaaagcaagacttgcacagtttcTGATAAAAAACATAGTTCTCATTCGTAGCCAAGACAAACAGATAACATGTAGATATAAAGTTCGACAGATAAAAGTTGAATTggcaaaacaaacttaaagaTTAAAACTTTATGATAAAACCCTTATTTTGAGAAGACGTCTCGTTTCCATTCAAATGTAAACTTGATCtctttaaaggctctggacacttttggtaataattaaaaaataagaagaaaaaactgaGTGGGTAACAAGTATGTAAatcaacttacttggtaacaataaaacattgtgagaaacggctccctctgaagtaacgaagtctTCTAGAGTAAGTTTCAAAGAAAGTTGATTTCAAAaccccagaattagattttgaggtcccgaaatcaagcatctgaaagaacacatcttcgtgagacaagggtgttgtttcatccattattatctcgcaccgACGTTTGAGTTTACATTTATTTTCacgcaggcttgttattttgtgcacaagttgagatacaccaagtgaggagacaggttttgacaatattaccaaaggtggtCAGTGTCTTTTAGAATTAGTTAATATTGTATATTCACTTTTTTTTGGAAATTGCACGGAGAGTGAAGATGATGAAGCCACATAATTCcactcaataaataaaaaaataaagtaatgCGGAAGtgaaaatatataaattgtgtTTCTTGGCTTGATCTATAAAGCGATTTGCCAGTAAAACAACAAGAATTAACAATTGTATAAAATAAACTTATAATTGGTTGAGGTAAAACGAGTCCCCAAACTTCTGAGAGGGGCGGcacatcacccccccccccgccagaCTCCCTAGATTGCCCCACTGGGCTTTTAGATggaggtctacctccatggcttCTACGACACGCCGTACTACAACTGTcctgcccccccccaccccctcccccatccTTCAATCCTTCAAGACAGACTGACGCACATAGTACATAAACACAAATAAAGAGgtctaaaaaaaacatcacaactTCAAAAATAACTCCTCCATCATCAGTTTTCTTCGAATCATCAACAAAGAGCAAATTGATTGAACACTGACTGAGATGCATAGGAATGTCGCTCTGTCCAAGTttataattcaattcaattttcaattcaataattcaattcaataattcaATTTTCAGGGTCTGTCTTTAGGCTTTGCCTGGgctctttttttattattataaaactacTGCTTGCGTGTCTTGCCCTGGGGTCCgatgtcgcatgcaattatgtcctctatgcaatactatccggagaacACTATTGCATGCatttgcaataatgtccgccggacggctttgcatatgcaatcgtgtccgcccggacgctgctgcataatgcaattgtgtccgcccggacacatttgcataagcagttgtgtccgccccccgTCCTTGCattaaattaaacgcccttagTCGGCGGTACACattcgccatttttttaaagctaagtgcatgtaacgaatgacatgggaaatgttcggccgttggaataatacgtgaatattcatgctgcataattAGGTttagtgcatgcacgctcgcttacacgcgcacatacatgtacagtcatgtacgtGTCCGCCGGAcgggtttttgcatagccccggacacgattgcatatgcaaaagtgtccggagcggacagtattgcatggcggacacaactgcatctgacaccggcttATGTTGAGGTGCAGTGTTCAGGTGTCAGGGATGTCGCAATATTGGAAATTGACATGGGCAGAATGAAGTAAgtccaagagagggcgctgtcagaAGCAAATTCTTTTGGCTCGGTAGTTGCATGCTAGACTGGGCCCCTCCTctcgagcctcgaagtgtgacgacagatgttcaggctaggtaGTTGCATGCTTTGAAAACGTGTGATATTTCAAACGGTGGACGAAACCGTAGTTCATGGCCCAATGCGTGGTTTCGAAGCATCAATAGAATCAACACCAATGC
Proteins encoded in this region:
- the LOC139940639 gene encoding cytochrome P450 2U1-like translates to MGVTSMFGLIDLKTPLLGIAVLLGVCWLALRRKSPRNLPPGPTGWPLLGYLPKLLRSECPCETLMYESRKYGEVLSVNLAGQLTVVLNSATSIREGFNNPLVTDRPLTTLYDNLVPNGKGVATCSGNAWSIQRRFCLRALRGFGFGKASFGDTISTETSRVIEEMRDHKGAPFSPTLLFTNSVSNIICSVTFGKTFEYSDPKFQKLLATINRAFELTGAGGPLVFLPLAQKLTFLPSYRELQRCIGDILDFVREEIEAHRSILDVDDPRDLIDHYLIAEQHRNLDEKQNDISSHINADNMVITIFEIFMAGTETTANSLRWAVLYLMEYPEVQTKIQQEIDRVVGRNRFPRLADRPNMPFIEATIIELQRTSPITPLPLARYTSSDTEIQGYSIPKDTIVLANLMSVCKDESLWEKPDVFDPGRFIKDGKMFQPDDFLIFGAGRRVCLGEGLARMELFISLSNLLHQFTFKKPEETTILSFKATEALTRAPLEYETRVILRD